Proteins from a single region of Hermetia illucens chromosome 3, iHerIll2.2.curated.20191125, whole genome shotgun sequence:
- the LOC119652406 gene encoding uncharacterized protein LOC119652406, translating to MNKLFAVVAVLLAVQISSARVVRDAPASLALGDLAKQAEDAIGTLHSKFLEIVGVKNDNEFIKLLENQGRSYASKIQSYAKLLGDEAKANAGKADKVFQGLQTRLTQTVDELKSKNPEIFANVEKFQGHLKAVLKDTEQFNAKLKEEGKVISSNVEEVLKQIYDSTVQTAQKVANEIESNLKQKKTK from the exons ATGAATAAGTTGTTCGCCGTAGTTGCAGTACTTCTTGCTGTGCAG ATTTCTTCTGCAAGAGTAGTCCGTGATGCTCCAGCTTCTTTAGCATTGGGAGATTTGGCTAAACAAGCCGAAGATGCTATTGGAACGTTGCattcaaagtttttggaaattgtTGGTGTTAAGAATGACAACGAATTCATCAAACTGTTGGAGAACCAAGGGCGGTCGTATGCTTCAAAGATTCAGAGCTACGCCAAGTTGTTGGGAGATGAG GCCAAGGCAAATGCAGGAAAAGCTGATAAAGTCTTCCAAGGATTGCAGACAAGGCTCACACAAACTGTGGATGAACTCAAATCAAAGAATCCAGAAATTTTCGCTAATGTTGAAAAGTTCCAA GGACATTTGAAAGCTGTGCTCAAGGACACCGAGCAATTCAATGCAAAAttgaaggaagaaggaaaagtGATCTCATCAAATGTCGAGGAAGTGCTCAAGCAAATTTACGATAGCACTGTCCAAACCGCTCAGAAGGTAGCCAATGAAATTGAATCGAATTTAAAGCAGAAGAAGACCAAGTAA